In Chanodichthys erythropterus isolate Z2021 chromosome 11, ASM2448905v1, whole genome shotgun sequence, a single window of DNA contains:
- the si:ch73-314g15.3 gene encoding LOW QUALITY PROTEIN: uncharacterized protein HI_0077 (The sequence of the model RefSeq protein was modified relative to this genomic sequence to represent the inferred CDS: deleted 1 base in 1 codon) yields MDHFEKDLVDALKDIVKAGNWQCVGDKSKFKSPCTKFYSDDGEHIVLVHTEDDKFWAMDSSCPHEGGPLEQGDIEDLGNGKLALICPWHSFDFCLETGSSSSGLQNQVYDVRVLDGKVYINTQSTLSLCPIPVTKITHQDSLPIEISSSENTLCTWATKILNTPDPQEKVSLTKMVQENWNGGQITETGEAIPPAHPKRKDNLTVVEPGKIKRGKGGTLASRIALLHSLANIEQWAIDLSWDVIARFSTFRLSTGEPLPRQFFDDFVRVAGDEAKHYQLLEQRIKELGSFFGALPVHNGLWQSATETSHDLLARLAIVHMVHEARGLDVHPQTLSRFASQGDASSVKVLEVIYADEITHVAAGLRWFTYICSQEGRDSLKTFHELVKLHFKGFLKPPFNTEGRKKAGMTEEVNVPLLNFFLISFTTNLKQMIIFDDVLYYASFCNDHPLYLQWYVPLVKPSILQKTS; encoded by the exons ATGGATCACTTCGAGAAGGATTTAGTTGATGCGCTTAAAGACATTGTCAAGGCTGGAAACTGGCAGTGTGTGGGAGACAAATCTAAATTTAAGTCACCATGCACGAA gTTTTACTCAGATGATGGAGAGCATATAGTCCTGGTGCATACAGAGGATGATAAATTCTGGGCTATGGATTCATCTTGCCCACATGAAG GGGGCCCACTTGAGCAAGGTGATATTGAGGATCTGGGCAATGGGAAACTGGCTTTGATTTGCCCATGGCATTCCTTTGATTTCTGCCTTGAAACTGGTTCCTCTTCCTCTGGACTACAG AACCAAGTGTATGATGTCCGAGTACTGGATGGAAAAGTGTATATAAATACTCAAAGCACACTGTCCCTCTGTCCCATCCCAGTAACAAAGATAACCCACCAAG ACAGTTTACCCATTGAAATAAGCTCCTCTGAAAACACACTTTGCACATGGGCCACTAAAATCCTTAACACCCCAGATCCACAGGAAAAG GTTTCATTGACCAAGATGGTGCAAGAGAACTGGAACGGTGGGCAAATAACAGAAACTGGAGAGGCCATCCCTCCTGCACATCCAAAAAGAAAAGACAATCTGACTGTTGTGGAGCCTGGAAAAATCAAACGGGGCAAAGGCGGCACACTG GCGAGTAGGATTGCCTTATTGCACTCGCTTGCTAACATAGAGCAGTGGGCAATAGACCTGTCCTGGGATGTGATAGCAAGATTCTCCACTTTTAGGTTGAGCACTGGAGAGCCATTACCTCGCCAGTTCTTTGATGACTTTGTCAGAGTAGCAGGAGATGAAGCCAAG CATTATCAGTTACTAGAGCAAAGGATTAAGGAACTTGGCAGCTTCTTTGGTGCTTTACCAGTACACAACG gTTTATGGCAGTCAGCAACAGAAACGTCTCATGACCTTTTGGCAAGGCTAGCTATAGTGCACATGGTCCATGAGGCCAG aggtttagatgtgcACCCTCAGACTCTGTCCCGCTTCGCCTCTCAGGGAGACGCAAGCTCAGTGAAGGTGTTGGAGGTGATTTATGCTGATGAGATCACACATGTGGCTGCAGGGTTGAGATGGTTCACATACATCTGCTCACAAGAAGGACGG gattcattgaaaACATTCCATGAATTGGTGAAGTTGCATTTCAAAGGGTTTTTGAAGCCTCCATTCAATACAGAAGGAAGGAAGAAAGCAGGAATGACAGAAGAGGTAAACGTACCattgttgaatttttttttaattagttttaccACG AACTTAAAACAAATGATAATCTTCGATGATGTTTTATATTATGCAAGTTTTTGTAATGATCACCCTCTTTACCTACAGTGGTATGTTCCTCTTGTCAAGCCCTCCATCTTACAGAAGACCTCCTGA
- the arl14ep gene encoding ARL14 effector protein, which yields MPISCSAIDCSNRFVKGSEIRFYRFPISKPQLAEQWVRSLGRKNFVPTQNSCLCSEHFQPDCFRDYNGKLFLREDAVPTIFTNSGGDGTKIELRKNRGGLVGKDVNDSSRFNSLSDKDRAKQFTKDRRQPIRDSSLKGRGINDRRRAGMKLSSGDRQSLSLKSKVYDNKGLLISCGRDLCDCLDVDCMGCFYPCPECGSRKCGVECRCDRKWLYEQVEVEGGEIIRNKFAN from the exons ATGCCGATCTCCTGTTCAGCTATTGATTGCTCAAACCGGTTTGTCAAAGGGTCAGAGATCCGGTTCTACAG GTTTCCAATCAGCAAGCCTCAGCTGGCCGAGCAATGGGTACGAAGCCTCGGGAGAAAGAATTTTGTCCCcactcaaaactcatgtttgtgCTCGGAGCATTTTCAGCCTGACTGCTTCCGTGACTATAATGGAAAACTGTTTCTCAGAGAGGATGCAGTGCCAACTATTTTCACAAACTCTGGAGGAGACGGTACAAAG ATTGAGTTACGGAAAAACAGGGGAGGGTTAGTGGGAAAGGATGTAAATGATTCCAGTCGGTTTAATTCACTTTCCGATAAAGACAGAGCCAAACAATTCACAAAAGACAGAAGGCAACCCATAAGAGACTCCAGCCTGAAG GGCAGAGGTATAAATGATCGGAGACGTGCAGGGATGAAGCTCTCATCAGGTGACAG ACAGTCCCTGTCTCTCAAGAGTAAAGTATATGACAACAAAGGCTTGCTGATCTCATGTGGGAGGGATCTGTGTGACTGTCTGGATGTAGACTGCATGGGTTGCTTCTACCCATGTCCCGAGTGTGGCTCGCGGAAGTGCGGTGTGGAGTGCCGCTGTGACCGGAAATGGTTGTACGAGCAAGTGGAGGTAGAGGGGGGAGAGATTATTCGTAACAAGTTTGCCAATTAG
- the kcna4 gene encoding potassium voltage-gated channel subfamily A member 1, which yields MEFAMVGADSGGCNTHLPYGYAQARARERERERERQSRAAAAAAAAETGTVGEGGGSSGHPQNHPHQSRTASSTNANNSSAGTASRPSSSSSSQQPQQQQQQQQQQQQHHHEPQQQVIRERKKQRGVARWRRNRAALGGDLRQSELALLGSEEDVMIEEDEAEGEEEEEDRGSKRSSFVYNMDDEEETVSLTDRRPQSGYENVYNEYGCCERVVINVSGLKFETQLKTLAQFPDTLLGDPEKRIRYFDPLRNEYFFDRNRPSFDAILYFYQSGGRLKRPANVPFDIFSEEVKFYELGEEAMLKFREDEGFVKEEEKPLPEDEFKRQIWLLFEYPESSSPARGIAVVSVLVIVISIVIFCLETLPEFRDDKEFLSPGKNSTKADNGFTPFNDPFFIVETVCIIWFSFEIIVRFFASPSKADFFKNVMNSIDIVSILPYFITLGTDLAQQQGNGQQAMSFAILRIIRLVRVFRIFKLSRHSKGLQILGHTLRASMRELALLIFFLVIGVILFSSAVYFAEADEPSSQFTSIPDAFWWAVVTMTTVGYGDMKPITVGGKIVGSLCAIAGVLTIALPVPVIVSNFNYFYHRETDNEDQAPVVEQPPPGCPYFPDFLRKFKGSPSGSSLGDKAAEYMEMEEGVTESLCGGDTQSPSRGNGTDIGGKNSSHSRTLQTDV from the coding sequence ATGGAATTTGCTATGGTGGGCGCGGACAGCGGGGGCTGCAACACCCACCTGCCCTATGGATATGCCCAGGCTCGCGCACGGGAGAGAGAGCGCGAGAGGGAGAGACAGTCTCGCGCAGCGGCGGCCGCAGCGGCAGCTGAAACCGGAACGGTCGGAGAAGGAGGTGGGTCGAGTGGCCATCCCCAGAACCACCCGCATCAGAGTCGCACCGCCTCTTCAACGAATGCCAACAACAGTAGCGCCGGGACCGCCTCGcgcccctcctcctcctcctcctcgcaACAgccgcaacagcagcagcagcaacagcagcagcagcagcaacaccACCACGAGCCACAACAGCAAGTtatcagagagagaaaaaagcaaAGAGGCGTCGCGCGCTGGAGACGGAACCGCGCGGCACTCGGCGGGGATCTACGCCAGTCAGAGTTGGCGCTCCTAGGATCCGAGGAGGACGTCATGATCGAGGAGGACGAGGCGGAGGgcgaggaggaagaggaggacaGGGGAAGCAAGAGGTCGAGTTTTGTCTATAACATGGATGATGAAGAGGAGACGGTTTCGCTGACGGACAGACGTCCTCAGTCAGGGTATGAAAATGTTTACAACGAGTACGGCTGCTGCGAGAGAGTTGTCATCAACGTGTCGGGCTTGAAGTTTGAAACTCAGCTGAAGACTCTCGCGCAGTTCCCGGACACTCTCCTGGGGGACCCTGAGAAAAGAATCAGGTACTTCGACCCTCTGCGTAACGAATACTTCTTTGACAGGAATCGACCGAGCTTCGACGCCATTCTATACTTCTATCAGTCAGGGGGGCGTTTAAAGAGACCAGCCAATGTGCCGTTTGACATCTTTTCCGAGGAGGTCAAGTTCTATGAACTCGGGGAAGAGGCAATGCTCAAGTTTCGCGAGGATGAGGGCTTCGTGAAGGAGGAAGAGAAGCCGCTGCCCGAGGACGAGTTCAAACGTCAGATCTGGCTGCTGTTCGAGTACCCCGAGAGTTCAAGCCCAGCCAGGGGGATCGCGGTCGTGTCAGTGTTGGTCATCGTCATATCCATAGTCATTTTCTGTTTGGAAACATTGCCAGAATTCAGGGACGACAAAGAATTCCTCAGCCCAGGTAAAAACTCCACAAAGGCAGACAATGGATTTACGCCATTCAACGACCCCTTTTTCATCGTTGAGACGGTGTGCATCATTTGGTTCTCGTTTGAGATAATTGTGCGCTTCTTTGCGAGCCCCAGTAAAgctgatttctttaaaaacgTCATGAACTCCATAGACATCGTCTCTATTTTGCCTTATTTCATAACTCTCGGCACAGACCTGGCTCAGCAGCAAGGCAACGGGCAACAGGCAATGAGTTTCGCCATCCTGAGAATAATACGACTCGTCCGCGTGTTCAGGATCTTCAAACTGTCTCGACACTCGAAAGGTCTCCAGATCCTCGGGCACACTCTGCGCGCGAGCATGCGAGAACTGGCGCTGCTCATCTTCTTCCTCGTCATCGGTGTCATCCTGTTCTCCAGCGCGGTGTACTTCGCAGAGGCGGACGAGCCATCGTCACAGTTCACCAGCATCCCAGACGCGTTCTGGTGGGCTGTAGTGACCATGACCACGGTGGGCTACGGGGACATGAAGCCCATCACGGTCGGGGGGAAAATCGTGGGCTCGTTGTGCGCCATTGCCGGTGTCCTGACCATTGCACTTCCAGTCCCTGTCATCGTGTCCAACTTTAACTACTTCTACCACCGGGAGACTGATAACGAGGACCAGGCGCCCGTTGTGGAACAACCCCCGCCGGGCTGCCCGTATTTCCCGGATTTCCTCAGAAAATTCAAAGGGTCCCCATCGGGGTCGTCTTTGGGTGACAAGGCGGCTGAGTATATGGAGATGGAGGAGGGCGTGACAGAATCTCTGTGTGGGGGTGACACACAGAGCCCCAGCAGAGGGAACGGTACTGACATAGGCGGAAAAAACAGTTCACATTCACGAACCCTACAGACAGATGTATGA
- the fshb gene encoding follitropin subunit beta: protein MRMRFVVMVMLLPALMRAGSECRSSCRLTNISITMESEECGSCITIDTTACVGLCKTQDRVYRSPMMLNYQNTCNFREWTYDTYEFKGCPPGTDSVFTYPVALSCECSKCNSDIADCGALSQQTSSCTVH from the exons ATGAGGATGCGCTTCGTTGTTATGGTGATGCTGTTGCCAGCGCTGATGAGGGCAGGATCAGAATGCAGGTCCAGCTGTCGCCTTACCAATATCTCCATTACCATGGAAAGTGAGGAATGTGGCAGCTGCATCACAATTGACACCACAGCCTGTGTTGGGCTTTGCAAAACACAG GACAGAGTTTACCGTAGCCCCATGATGCTGAACTACCAGAACACCTGTAACTTCAGAGAATGGACCTACGACACATATGAGTTTAAAGGCTGCCCTCCCGGGACGGACTCGGTTTTCACGTACCCTGTGGCCCTCAGCTGTGAGTGCAGCAAGTGTAACTCTGACATCGCAGACTGTGGAGCTCTCAGCCAGCAGACATCCAGCTGCACTGTACATTAG